Part of the Spinacia oleracea cultivar Varoflay chromosome 5, BTI_SOV_V1, whole genome shotgun sequence genome, AAATGCTTTCCTCAAATTTCCTACATTTGGTCAAGGTAAAATGATCAAAATCTTAAACTTCTTCCAATTTTTAGACGCATAAATGTGTCCTGAAAGTCTGAAATTGTCATTACAAAAATTATAATAACAATAGAATATTCCAAGTTTAACATGCTCTTGAATGCTTGCAATTCAACCAGCAGGTCATATAACCATATTCAACCACCtgatcatatatatatataagagcaATCTAAACAAAATTTCAATCCCAAACAAATGAAAGTTCGAAACAAACATAACCACATTGCAAAGCATTGCTTTCAAATCAAGTTCTCAATTACTGGATGTTGCCTAAGTTATCATCATAACGAAAACTCTCTTTCCAAAACCATAATCCTATAAACATTACCGAAAACCACCACAACATAAATCGGCATTCGTCAGTTACTACTTAGTACTTAATAAGGGAAGTCCAAACACGTCCGAGTCGAATCCGGCAGGCAAACAGGAAAGAAACCCATCGGGAAGGTGGCAAATGTGCAAAAAATTCCCACATAGACTCCACACATTCAATAAAAGCGTAATAATGAACAAAGAAACAATGAAAGCAATGGAATTACCAGGTTGGTTCGAGGTCGAAGATGCAAACGATCACGCAAAAACTCAAGCGTAAGCCGAGTTTTAGGTAAAGGATAAGTAGAAGGATCAGCAGGACCTAATTCCAACACTTTATCAACCCTAAGCTCAATCTTCTGCCTGGTACCTTCAGGCGGCGTCTTGAGGGTGCCTAAGAGAGAAACAGAGGTGCCGGTGTGAATAATGATGCTCAAATCGTACACTGAAGCGTCGACCATGACTTGGAGATTCGCGGCACACGAACCATCAGTGAGTTCCAGGAAGGCGAAGGCACCTTTTCCTTGTTCCCTGCCGGTACGAACCCACCCTCCGATGACGACAGTTTGGCCGGCGAGGGAGGCGCCGCCATCGGGGCGGTTGAGAATAGAGGCGATTGGAACGCGCTTTGAGAAGCGGGCTAGAGGGAGGGTGGGTGGTGTTGGTGTATCGGTTAGGGTGGCGTTGGACATTTCGGTTGTCGGCGGCGGTGGTGTGGACTCTTCCGCCATGGAGGATGTGGATTTGGTTACAAATGCGTCACTCTAGTGCTCAATTAACCCTATTATGGATTCTTCAAAAAATGAACTACGGAATGTTCTTTTAGTGGATGTGGTTCAcacctactccctccgtcccggaatactcgacccggtttgaccgtcacagagtttaagggacttgaattgacttaggAGTAGggataggtgggttaataggggtggagtgaaaaataatataatattgttagaatatttccatttttagaaacatgtcaagtattaagggacggcccgataaggaaaacaggtcaagtattccggggcggagggagtatttgaTACGGAGTAATTGATATGGATTGGAATTGATTCTGATTCCATTCTAGTCGTTGGTAGGATTATTTTTGTACGGAATGTTATCGTTGTGTTTCATTTTTATTACTTAGTAACCCAGATTAGAAAAATCAGATTAGATCAGAAAAGACAAAAAATACTCACATAAGATATTCAAACAAGGATTTTTTCAACTCGGGTAATCTGAAAATGATACAGTGGGATTTAAGCCAAATTTTAAGTAAGGCGCTTAGCAATCATGTCTGATACTGTACATCAGTAGGTTGACTACTACACCATGTTTTTAATGGGGAAGTTACAAATTCAGTTCATTATCAACTGCCGCACTTGTTCGTAAATTTCCCTGACTGTTGAAGCTCTCAGAACGGTGTATCTGCACCAGCACCAACATACATATAGGCCTTGTTTGGCAAATGGCTTTTTGATGGCTTTTTGGTTGGCTTTTGGCTGTTGGCTTTTTAATCTGGTCAAACAGCCAAAAAATATGTTTGGTAACTGTCTTTTTAGTTTGCTGAAAAGCTAGCTTTTCCGTCAAAAATGAAAAGCTAGTAACACTAGCTTTTTGgagttggcttttggcttttcactatctaaattacttttttgtccttattttttactaattaactaatagttaataattaataattaatgattaataattgataataataattaataattaataattaataattaataattaataattaataattaataattaataattaataattaataattaataattaataattaataattaataattaataattaataattaataattaataattaataattaataattaataattaataattaataattaataattaataattaataattaataattaataattaataattaataattaataattaataattaataattaataattaataattaataattaataattaattaataattaataattaataattaataattaataattaataattaataattaataattaattattaattattaattattaattattaattattaattattaattattaattaataattaataattattaattattaattattaattaataattaataattaataattaataattaataattaataattaataattaataattaataattaataattaataattaataactaataactactccctccattcctttttgttcttcccatttccttttttagcatttctttttgttcttcccctactgaatctttactatttttggccatagtttttttaccaatttaccctaagattccccactatttacaaaaaataccctaagattctaccctttcccacccacttttaccccacccaccttatttaattaattaacctaACCCTACCCCCCCTCCCTTTATTACCCGTCCCTATCTCACAATCCCTCCCTCACCTCtcattctgatttctctctctcacctcttcggatctctctctctctcttatttcactctctctctctcttaaaatTCCTCCCCTGTTCTTGAGAAAACCCTAGGTTTTCCGCCTCTGATCTGGGTTTTCCTCTCCAAATCTCGCAAATCTGAAACGTTTTCGCAGAAAAACGTTCATAAAAATTACTCGGAATCATTTTCCGATCAGATCCCCTCTATTTTTGTCCCCTTTTTGGTCCCTAATCGTCGCTGATCTCTGTTTTTCTGGTACTTTATGGGTTCTTCTTTGTCTAGAACTCGAGGTGATTCTGGGGTGGGAACTTCTGGTCAAAGAATCCCCGATTCCAACTGTGATTGGGGATCCAAGTGCAACTGTCCCAATAACGAGCATTCCTACTCCGccgaatataaaaacaatctgtatttggcccaaaaagaaaatacgagtactcgaaactatttggaagaatggtttcggaagagggaagtggagccaggagaggaggttgagtcaaaatatgacgatcggaaacccactccctcagatctgcgttttttcggtgaaggagattccgatgaggtattaattttgattttttgcgatttatttAGGGTTATTGATGTcggttttattaaaatggtttGATGAAAGTTTGCATGTCTAAAAAAGTGGGATTTGATAAATGTTTGATTTATTTGGAGTATTGTTCATTAAACTCGGATTAATTTCTGGAGTAGTTGCTCtgatttcccattgcatgtgttaaaaatgcagatctggtatttgttcgaattttttggagattttttggagatttgttggattcattcgggttttttatgttattctttgctctgttttctcattgcatgttgttaaaattgagttctgattttattttgtgctctgttttttcattgcatgttgttaaaaatgagttctgattttattttgggctctgttttttcattgcatgttgttaaaattgagttctgattttatttggaGCTATTTGGAAATTAGTTGAAGAAAATCGGAATAttcatgtgttttgttgatctgttttcccattgcatgtggttaaaaatgggatctggatgtatttgggatattatttcacattttttgggtaaaaatgggatctggatgtattccgaaaattagttggattttaatggaattattgtgtgatttgctttcatttatctcattgcatgtggtaaccatggtgatctgaaattatttggaactttattttgagttgtttgattaaatctgattttaattcatggtcccctgttattttatgatggcactaatcatgttgtttgtcccctattgattgcaaggaaccaagtgggtctgattcatttgatctggtgtatgttggagagtgtgaaaatgagaatggtgatgctgttgggtctccaggacaactttcatctggttatccctcctcaaagaaaggagaaaagggaaaaaaatcggcttcagcatctgatgatgcttagataagtctgtctcctttctcccttttttcattttattgaatgctggctagctgtggagtcataaggtggatgccaacaactgtgatctgttgttggccaggggtgttgttgtttggatgatgatgttgtgattagttgtatGGATGTTGATGTTAGATATTTTAAGttatgatattgatattgataatgatgattggatgatggtgtttccatatggttatgaataaaaaaacatcataaccatatggaaacaccatcatccaatcatcattatcaatatcaatatcataaCTTAAAATATCTAACATCAACATCCatacaactaatcacaacatcatcatccaaacaacaacacccctggccaacaacagatcacagttgttggcatccaccttatgactccacagctagccagcattcaataaaatgaaaaaagggagaaaggagacagacttatctaagcatcatcagatgctgaagccgatttttttcccttttctcctttctttgaggagggataaccagatgaaagttgtcctggagacccaacagcatcaccattctcattttcacactctccaacatacaccagatcaaatgaatcagacccacttggttctttgcaatcaataggggacaaacaacatgattagtgccatcataaaataacaggggaccatgaattaaaatcagatttaatcaaacaactcaaaataaagttccaaataatttcagatcaccatggttaccacatgcaatgagataaatgaaagcaaatcacacaataattccattaaaatccaactaattttcggaatacatccagatcccatttttacccaaaaaatgtgaaataatatcccaaatacatccagatcccatttttaaccacatgcaatgggaaaacagatcaacaaaacacatgaaTATTCCGATTTTCTTCAACTAATTTCCAAATAGCtccaaataaaatcagaactcaattttaacaacatgcaatgaaaaaacagagcccaaaataaaatcagaactcatttttaacaacatgcaatgaaaaaacagagcacaaaataaaatcagaactcaattttaacaacatgcaatgagaaaacagagcaaagaataacataaaaaacccgaatgaatccaacaaatctccaaaaaatctccaaaaaattcgaacaaataccagatctgcatttttaacacatgcaatgggaaatcaGAGCAACTACTCCAGAAATTAATCCGAGTTTAATGAACAATACTCCAAATAAATCAAACATTTATCAAATCCCACTTTTTTAGACATGCAAACTTTCATCaaaccattttaataaaaccgACATCAATAACCCTaaataaatcgcaaaaaatcaaaattaatacctcatcggaatctccttcaccgaaaaaacgcagatctgagggagtgggtttccgatcgtcatattttgactcaacctcctctcctggctccacttccctcttccgaaaccattcttccaaatagtttcgagtactcgtattttctttttgggccaaatacagattgtttttatattcggCGGAGTAGGAATGCTCGTTATTGGGACAGTTGCACTTGGATCCCCAATCACAGTTGGAATCGGGGATTCTTTGACCAGAAGTTCCCACCCCAGAATCACCTCGAGTTCTAGACAAAGAAGAACCCATAAAGTACCAGAAAAACAGAGATCAGCGACGATTAGGGACCAAAAAGGGGACAAAAATAGAGGGGATCTGATCGGAAAATGATTCCGAGTAATTTTTATGAACGTTTTTCTGCGAAAACGTTTCAGATTTGCGAGATTTGGAGAGGAAAACCCAGATCAGAGGCGGAAAACCTAGGGTTTTCTCAAGAACAGGGGAGGAattttaagagagagagagagtgaaataagagagagagagatccgaagaggtgagagagagaaatcagaatgaGAGGTGAGGGAGGGATTGTGAGATAGGGACGGGTAATAAAGGGAGGGGGGGTAGGGTtaggttaattaattaaataaggtgggtggggtaaaagtgggtgggaaagggtagaatcttagggtattttttgtaaatagtggggaatcttagggtaaattggtaaaaaaactatggccaaaaatagtaaagattcagtaggggaagaacaaaaagaaatgctaaaaaaggaaatgggaagaacaaaaaggaatggagggagtaataactaataactaataattaataactaataactaataactaataattaataattaataactaataactaaaagttaataattacggagtactccgtactaattaatgactaataactaaaagtgaataattaataaataattatttattaattaataataattaatcattaattattaattaataattaataattattattaatttaattattattaattattaattattaatcattgattattaattattagttattaattattactccataattattaattaaataataatttattaatactattgcataaagtaatttatttttaaatttatattttatttatttgtaattacgttttactccgtacataatacaaagtatgtattgaaaaatgaataaaattcattaaatgtccttaaatgtcattttacatagctacagccaacaaccaacaactgattttaccaaacatatttgtaaccaatccatagtcaaacagccaacaaaagcagccaacttgaacagccagtcaaaccagccaagtaaaacagccgacaaccaacagccaattgccaaacagggccaTACGGGGTACATAACATAGCAGTATCTAATATCTATAGTGTGTTACAAATTTTCTGAatgttttatttatatttttttatttctcaaCTTAAAATAAGTTACTGCAATTCTCATGATTGAGACGTCAAAAAAATAACCCGTACAATACACACTCCCTCTAAAATTACATGTAACACCAAAATGTGAAAATCAAATGCGTCTACAAACAAGCTATTGATCTTTATTTTCTTTGGCATCAATATGTCTCCAAGGATTTAGAGCCTCTCTAGCAGCCTGAGCTTCAGGCGAATTCTCCCATGCTCGCTTTTCAGACTCCAGAACTGTTACCTTGTCATCTGCATTGGAAAGAATTTAGCATTAGTAAACCTGAAGCTAACTCAAATTCATATACCAGATATGTTTCAGAACACAAGAAATTGTTTCAGATTATTGTATACATGAACTAAAACCCGTTTCAATGCCTAGCAAACAGACCATTAGAACTACTTTTACCCTATGTTTTTATCATTTGATACAACTCTATAATATACGTAAACCACCAAACCAGATCTTAGTATATTCCAGGGGTGAGACATCTGAAATTCTTGAGTGCTCGAGCTACTGAGAGATGTCCAATGTAAAATCTAATAAAGAAGAAGGGTATCAGGTTCAGAACATGGGACTTCATCCTTCTAGTGTTATGACATTCAACTTATGAAGTCTGCATTCAACTTTTATTACTCTGAAACTGATGAAGTTGGTATAAGCAACTCAAGCAATATGCAGAACCTTTATGTGAAGCAAATGTGTTTAACAGAATTAATACACCCAACCTGCACAACATCAAAATGCACCTAGGTTTTCATTTGTAGCTAATAGTTCTTGGTGCACCCAGATGCATAATATATTTTGCACCCAGACGACAAAACCCGAGAGGACGAATTTTGGCATATCCCAACATGAATCTTTGACCTTTCGACATCTTTGTCTATGTCACTTCAAAGAACACGATGAACGGAGGCATTCTATCAGTTATATTATAGATTGTTAGTTGTACACTTATCATCTACTCGATGCAATTTGTAGATGAATATATCCCTGGGGCCGGGGCCGGGGCCGGGGCCGGGGGGGATGAGAAGGCTATTGGGGGTGAGGGAAGGGAGAGGAGGGGGAGTAAAGGGGAGAAATGGAGATTTCTCACACAGAAGCCAGTTTTAATCATGAAAAACTCCATGGAAGCTCCAATCATGGCAGAACCCACTGCAATCTTCACGTACCAATCCAGGAACTTCATCTGCAATAACATGAAATAATTTGAGGCATGAGCCCATAACTACCTATACTTaaagaaacaaccattaacatATTAATGATTGGTAAGTGATAACTAAGTTGCTACGCCCTCAGTCTGAATTTATTTACCCCATAGACAAATGATACAATCTTGAAGGAGAGTGAAAAAGTAGAGAAGAAAATTTGAATTGTTTGCAATAGTGGACCAAGAAGATGTTCTTCACAAACCTGATATCCACACATATCAGAACTTTTCCGTGCAAATTTTTACATGGCAAAATTAACTAACATAATATAATTTAGACATGCATAACTTTGTCGTAGGTGCCTCTGGAATAACATTTTGTAGATATGCAAACAAATGAgaattaaaaatttagaactaaGGAGGTCCTTATCTGCGAAGAAGTCAACTACCTTTTATACTCAAATAAACAGAACCAAACGTTAACTACATTTACACAAAGTAAAGAAGCATGTAATTACTTGTTTCGTGAATTATGATAAACCCTGTGTAAATTCTATGCCCCACCAGTATCTTAAACTctaaaatatgtaatattagTTGCACACAAGTCTTTAAATATATTCCAGGGATTCAGAAAAAACATGGAAA contains:
- the LOC110796427 gene encoding uncharacterized protein, with translation MKFLDWYVKIAVGSAMIGASMEFFMIKTGFYDKVTVLESEKRAWENSPEAQAAREALNPWRHIDAKENKDQ
- the LOC110787300 gene encoding uncharacterized protein; its protein translation is MGSSLSRTRGDSGVGTSGQRIPDSNCDWGSKCNCPNNEHSYSAEYKNNLYLAQKENTSTRNYLEEWFRKREVEPGEEVESKYDDRKPTPSDLRFFGEGDSDEEPSGSDSFDLVYVGECENENGDAVGSPGQLSSGYPSSKKGEKGKKSASASDDA